The following coding sequences lie in one Heliangelus exortis chromosome 6, bHelExo1.hap1, whole genome shotgun sequence genomic window:
- the SPP2 gene encoding secreted phosphoprotein 24 isoform X2: MRILIFVLVLGVFSCLGFPVYDYELPVTEEALNVSIARINSQSWGTNLYGVVRSRVTRVEMWNSGDYRLELQFSIRETVCTKASGRDPFTCDFKIGPFVPTSFCRSVVEVSGELISNIVLQCRGGRYSSESISSEEMMHMPVMSPSRQGSSPREDLFAPEALPSRRGSRHEDWHRSSYFSSAKTE; the protein is encoded by the exons ATGAGGATCTTAATTTTTGTCTTGGTGCTAGGTGTTTTCTCATGTTTGG GATTCCCAGTGTATGACTATGAGCTCCCTGTCACAGAAGAAGCTCTCAATGTTTCTATTGCAAGGATCAACTCCCAGTCATGGGGGACAAACCTGTATGGTGTTGTCAGGAGCCGTGTCACAAGA GTTGAGATGTGGAACAGTGGTGATTACAGACTAGAGCTGCAGTTCAGCATTCGTGAAACTGTGTGCACTAAAGCTTCAGGGAGAGACCCATTCACCTGTGACTTCAAAATAGGACCCTTTGTG CCAACCAGTTTCTGCAGAAGTGTGGTGGAAGTCTCCGGCGAGCTGATCTCGAACATTGTCCTCCAGTGCCGTGGCGGCAGATACAGCTCTGAATCTATCAGCAGTGAGGAG atgaTGCATATGCCAGTAATGAGCCCCAGCAGGCAAGGAAGCAGTCCCAGAGAAG ATTTATTTGCTCCCGAAGCCTTGCCTTCAAGAAGAGGCAGCAGACATGAAGATTGGCACAGATCCAGCTATTTCAGCTCTGCCAAGACTGAATAG
- the SPP2 gene encoding secreted phosphoprotein 24 isoform X3 encodes MRILIFVLVLGVFSCLGFPVYDYELPVTEEALNVSIARINSQSWGTNLYGVVRSRVTRVEMWNSGDYRLELQFSIRETVCTKASGRDPFTCDFKIGPFVMMHMPVMSPSRQGSSPREDLFAPEALPSRRGSRHEDWHRSSYFSSAKTE; translated from the exons ATGAGGATCTTAATTTTTGTCTTGGTGCTAGGTGTTTTCTCATGTTTGG GATTCCCAGTGTATGACTATGAGCTCCCTGTCACAGAAGAAGCTCTCAATGTTTCTATTGCAAGGATCAACTCCCAGTCATGGGGGACAAACCTGTATGGTGTTGTCAGGAGCCGTGTCACAAGA GTTGAGATGTGGAACAGTGGTGATTACAGACTAGAGCTGCAGTTCAGCATTCGTGAAACTGTGTGCACTAAAGCTTCAGGGAGAGACCCATTCACCTGTGACTTCAAAATAGGACCCTTTGTG atgaTGCATATGCCAGTAATGAGCCCCAGCAGGCAAGGAAGCAGTCCCAGAGAAG ATTTATTTGCTCCCGAAGCCTTGCCTTCAAGAAGAGGCAGCAGACATGAAGATTGGCACAGATCCAGCTATTTCAGCTCTGCCAAGACTGAATAG
- the SPP2 gene encoding secreted phosphoprotein 24 isoform X1 codes for MTMSSLSQKKLSMFLLQGSTPSHGGQTCMVLSGAVSQDRPPSNQGRAVSRQVPTEEGWHAEVEMWNSGDYRLELQFSIRETVCTKASGRDPFTCDFKIGPFVPTSFCRSVVEVSGELISNIVLQCRGGRYSSESISSEEMMHMPVMSPSRQGSSPREDLFAPEALPSRRGSRHEDWHRSSYFSSAKTE; via the exons ATGACTATGAGCTCCCTGTCACAGAAGAAGCTCTCAATGTTTCTATTGCAAGGATCAACTCCCAGTCATGGGGGACAAACCTGTATGGTGTTGTCAGGAGCCGTGTCACAAGA CAGACCTCCCAGCAATCAAGGCAGAGCTGTTAGCAGGCAGGTTCCCACAGAAGAGGGGTGGCATGCAGAG GTTGAGATGTGGAACAGTGGTGATTACAGACTAGAGCTGCAGTTCAGCATTCGTGAAACTGTGTGCACTAAAGCTTCAGGGAGAGACCCATTCACCTGTGACTTCAAAATAGGACCCTTTGTG CCAACCAGTTTCTGCAGAAGTGTGGTGGAAGTCTCCGGCGAGCTGATCTCGAACATTGTCCTCCAGTGCCGTGGCGGCAGATACAGCTCTGAATCTATCAGCAGTGAGGAG atgaTGCATATGCCAGTAATGAGCCCCAGCAGGCAAGGAAGCAGTCCCAGAGAAG ATTTATTTGCTCCCGAAGCCTTGCCTTCAAGAAGAGGCAGCAGACATGAAGATTGGCACAGATCCAGCTATTTCAGCTCTGCCAAGACTGAATAG